Genomic window (Ananas comosus cultivar F153 linkage group 1, ASM154086v1, whole genome shotgun sequence):
AAAAGGCAACAGTACTCAACTTACTTTAAGAGTAGCAGGTAACTTAAAAACATAATCACAAAAGTATCATTAGCATTACAATGATTTACATAGAAATACAAATTATGGATACAGAGTGAGGGTCCATTGGTATCGAGGGCTCCCTAATGCTATTGGGCCAAAAGGAGACGGATCGGAAGCAtgcaaaaaatatacttttccGTTTTTCAATGGTCCGTGAAAATCATATCTTAAACAAATCAGCGCGATCTACATGGCATGCTGTCCTTCACataaacaaacagaatatttttctcATCGTACTTTCTCAGCACATGTAACACTTATGCATTTTGCGAACAATTCCTAATATAGATTAGGAACTAATATTTCTAGGCTAGCCATATGCCACATAAAACATCAGAATCATATAGCCTGTGCGACGCATCTCCACAGCATTGCCATGGTCAACAGCAAAACTAATGTTTCTACTCCTAAACACTTATTAGTTTAGAAGCAGAATCGCAATTACATCAATACAAACTCTTCCTAGGCCATGTCAGGGCCCTTCAACCATATCTCAATTAACGAGGCTTATATAGGGAAATTGGAAAGAACTTGGGATTAAATTATCTCAAAACTCGTAAATTTGATTCATTAACAACGATTTGAACTGGGAAAACGAGTACCAAACAGTATAATTAGATTTAAGTAGCGTTCAAGCAAAACAACACTAAGAGACCATCCATCGAACACCTTACGTGCATCCTGAAGAAACCCTAATTGTTCAAACATGGGCATTATCATAGCACCAAAACCTCCCCCACCAAAAAAGTTAATATCGCACAcacatgtagagagagagagagagagagagagagagagaggcgcaCCTTCTCCGGTGGGGGCGAtcgcgaggagagagagagcaaaccACGAAGGAGGGATTTATTGAACCGGTGAGGGTTGCGGTCCAAACGCTCCGGTTTAATAAACCtagctgaaccgaaccggattcGGGGAGTAAAATCCTAGTACTTATCGAATTTGTTCACatacccctcaactatagcttATTTTAAAACAGAGTCCTCttctttatttaattaacaCGGGATAAATAAAACTATCAAACCTGATGTTGACTAATTAACTGGTCCTAACAGCGACCCGTTAAACCAtggtcattttcatcatttcaAGTTAACccaaaatattttactatttacaaaacGCTTGGCggtaaaacataattttttttatcattctataatctatattttattagtttgtaatttctaaaaaatattatttttctcttcggCTAAAAGTAGTTTCTtctgtttaaaaaaatataaaatataaaaaaaaattatacgacCGTActataatccaaacttaattattttgtaaattaaaatgtCCATATTTAATGATAAGTTTTTActgcaaaataataataagattataaaataaatataaatattatatattatatttgaataataggatgacaaagtaaaaattaaactaaattagagAGTTGCAAATTAGGATTAACCCAAAAACTCAAAGTAATATTTTGAGGAGCCAATTTCAAAATAAGCGATAGTTGAGGAGCCTCGATAAAATTTACCAAGGAATATTTCCGACCTACCTCATAAAAATCCGGtccataatataaaaaaaaattaaaaaaaataaaagaagcgaTAACCTGTGGCTGAGGCGGATGATCCCTACTTCTTTTTAATTCTCCCCAGAATAGTTATAGGTTATCCTCCAAAATCGGATAAATTCCTCCTCCTTATCCTCTCCTGCTCCTCGAAACCCCTAATCCTTGCGCTCGGATAAGCGATTTTGGTGAGTTTTTTCGttttaatttccattttttttcgtaattttaGGCTTAGTCCTTTGATTTGATCGGGTTTTAACGGGAATCGGGGATTTGGATCGGGGTTTTTGATTTGAAAGGAGTTTTGGGGGATTTTCGGTTAAATTGTGTGTTTTGTTTTGATTTCTTTCACTTTgttcttaatttttctttcttgtttccatttttttttgaagattttGATCGAAATGCTCAGCGTATTTGATGTGGGAACGACGCGATAGCGCAACAggttctcctttctctctctacacatggaattaaattattcattttttattattatttttccaagtaataatattcaaatttatagaCAAATTACACCGTTGGTCCCCAAACTTTCAAACGAGTctcattttggtcctcaaactttaaatttagatgTTAGAGATCCAAAATTCTTATTACCATGCGTACTTATTATTACCTGCACCTAgttttaatgaaaaatatatatatatatatatatatatatatatattcattcacTTATTCTATCGTATATCTCAAATCTAGTGTCCATTAAGTTACAatcattttttcatttaaaattaaattatttactgGAACGTATGAGATAGATTTGAGATATACGATAGAATAAgtgaatgaatatatatatattaagttacaatcattttttcatttaaaattaaattatttactgGAACGTATgagatagatttttttaaaaaaactaataaagcaAGCATGATGTTAAACTTCAaagttaaaagtttaaatttttaaattttaataatttaaggactaaattttaaactttgccACTGAAATGTATATACTTTCCAACTTTGCTgatattaattttgatacaGAATTTGTCGTTTCCGAGTCCTTTAATGCATTAATTAAGAACGAACACGTGTTGTAGACGCTGTAGAGGCATCCAAAATTCGCTGTAGAGGCATCCAAAATTTTGCTGTGGACcttttttgtaaattattattattaatttcaatGATTTGGACATTAAAACAGGTTGTTTAATACAATTATAATAGATAAAAACAACTAATAAAAAACTGTCatgtattaatataaataaaaattataaaactttggCTCCTAAGTTTGAATTTTGCGTATACTCGTTTGCAGTAAATTGATGTTTCCGGAGCCATAAATGGTAAGAAATTATGGTGCAAATGAACAGTAATTGGAAATTAATTCAGAGGCCTTTTAATGCAAGGTATTATTAGTATAAAGCATATTATGAGGTTTATTCCAGATATATtagttaataattataataagttATTAAATGACAATTTCATTGTATGTGTAATGGTACAGATTCAAACTATGGTCATAATCATAATCTGCTGCTTTAAATCTGGTGCTTAGGCCAGAATCGGATTCCGGTGATCGATCATCGGACGGCGGAGATGGCGGCCGCAGCGGGCGGCGACGAGGAGGCCCCCCCCTCCCCGAATTCCGGCCGGCTGAAGCTGCTTTGCAGCTACGGCGGCAAGATCCTCCCCCGCCCGTTGGACGGCCAGCTAAAGTACGTCGGCGGCGAGACCCGAGTCCTCGCCGTTCCCCGCTCCGTCTCCTTCGCAGGTCCTCCCACTGATTCCAACTACATAAAATAACTGTCTTTTTTCAAAAGCTTATTCTTAattgttttttgaaaaaaacttaaaatgtcACCCCCGTAGTTTCGCATTTTTCCACTTTAAtaccttatgatttaaaatgtatcactttcgtacccttagattttttttttttctttccgttattttctcttgttaatttttttattaaattagggacaaaattaaaaccacatagtactaaattgaatattcaataaactataATCAagatatctaaagttttattatataatttaacgaaaagttaacgaatacgctgacgaaaaaaaattgaaaccataaagtactaaagtgatatactttaaattttaggctactaaaataaaaaagtgcgaaaatATGTAGATGTTATTTGAAgcttatctcttttttttttcatttaaaattttggatacgttatttttttttcagttttaattaatgtattttatataattctcataatatttaaattttaaagtcaaattattattaattgattcaaattaaataagttgGAAGGTtgaataatcaaatttaaataattagaagttgaaataaatttcatacaCATTTTTATCTATGTAAAAACAACAAATGTTTGATGGTGATAATTAATGGTGGTGATGTATGTATGTATCAGAGTTGAAGGGGAGGATCGGGTCGATGTTCGAAGCGCGGGAGGTGGCGGTGAAGTACCAGCTGGCGCCGGAGGAGCTGGACGTGCTCGTGTCGGTCACGTGCGACGAAGACCTCGCGCACATGCTCGACGAGTACGACCGCTCCTGCCCAGCTGCGGCCACGCTgctccccctctcctcccctccctCGGCCGGGAACTCGCCTACGTCGTCCTCCGCCGTCCGATGCGGCGCGGGCCGCGGGATGCATCGGGTGCGGAGCACGCCCAACCTCGgcgggtccgggtccgggtccgggtccggcCCCGGCCCGGCCCACAATTTTAGTGGGCCTTTGCAGTACTACTACTACAGCCCCTACCATCATTATTCGGGGCCGGGGAGGAACGTCGGAGGTTTTGGCGGGTTTGGTGGTGGGGCCCAGCGGTACGACGTGTGCCGctgcgggtgcgggtgcgggtgccGCGTGGCGTGGGGCCCGCAGCAGCCGCCGACGCCGCGCGGGCACTACGCGCTGGGGACGGGTGGTGGTGGGGGCTGCGCGTGCGTCGGACACGTGGACGACGGGGCCCACCTGCCGCCGAGGAGCGGCCCCTCCGCGGTGCCGACGCGGAAGATGACGATCTGGGAGTGAGACTTGGCACGCTTACCAGTGATCACAGCCATATATTCATTGAATCtggttattataaatatatatatatatatagagagagagagagagagagagagagagagagagagaggagttagAACTATTACGTTATCAGAAATAtggaagtatagaggatctggtatttttaactttttgactCTTAGATGAacccttttaatcatttctaatatttgaattaatattattatcttgtgggaggggaccactcaatcctaaaaatattatttaattataagagAGACCGCAAtcactttaactttataattcttgatctaaaggtcaaaatattaaaaacatcgAATTCTCTATGCTTccaatagtatagtaactctatactatatatatatatatatacacacacacggaagaagaagaagaagaggagagaggatATATGtgttttattgttttgtttcGAAAGGTTTGCGAGGAACAGTAGAGAAGTATGCAACGGCTCTGTTGGTTCGGTACAAGAGACTCTGTATGAGGCATGTTTACTGCTTGAAGCAGATTCGgtttgtacattaaaaaaaaaaattgtaattctTAGTCTTAGACTCTTAGGTACtgttattattatgttttaacAAATTTcagtatatgtatgtatttgtgTGACATTTGTGGTCATGGTTTAATGATTTTTGTGGCTAAAATGTAACACTCAAATATTGTAAAAAACATGTCGTAAATACCAGCCATGGATATGTTTGGTACTTATAAGGTTTTTCTAATTCTAGTAAACAAAATAGTTGAATAaagcatataaaaaatatttttttatttacatcatatttttttacttatgtAATGCAATCTCTCTGAAATTTCAAACGcggtataatttttttttttttaactttgaagCCCATCTAAACTAAGCTAAAATGTAGCCCAGGTAAACAAACAGGCCGAATAAATGTATGGAGATGCAGAGTGTAGACAACCCCTTTAActtctattgttttttttttaaaattccaattgatttgagattttattagatttataaataattctataagaacttaatagttttacttgttttttatcaagtaaaaaaaaaataattaataactgGTAGCTAATAGGGCCATTAAATGTAGCAAAAAATTCAACTAAGAGATCTTCTTGACAAGGAAAAATAAATCAAGGGGCCAATGTGAAAATAGCCTATAATTTGAGGGGGTTCCCATACATTTTTCACCAATCCAAAACAAAACATATGTTATGTGTTTTATTTGTGTTGTGTCTTGTGTACTCTGGTTGTTAAATGGGGGATTTTTGAGTTCTCTCCCCTAACACTAAAATTAGTGATAGCATGGCAAGTATGGGAGCAAATCCAAGAGCCCAATTCCTCTCAACAGGGGCATCCCCAAATCCTCTTCACATTCCCAAATCCCCACCACCACTCAATCCCACAAAACCCGCAAAATTATGGCCAAATTCAAGGAGTTTTTCCAAATTTGTGAGATTTGGGAGCTGGGTTTCTCCCAGTTTTAGTGGAAACCAAAGATGGAGTGGGGTTCTTGGAAGGTGGGGAGAGGAAGTGGGAGGAAGAGACCATGATGGGTACTTCCTTTTTTTGGactaatttgaatttataatccATGTTATATGCTCAATGTTTGATTATATCTAtcaaaatcccttttttttttttggtttccaaTAGGTATTTGGTGAGAGAGTTTGGGTGGGGTGTGAGGAGATTGGATGAGACTAGAGAAGAGATGTGGGGAGTAGCTGCTGTACAAGCTGAAGCTTTCCATGCCCCAATTGCTTTTTACAATGATCTCTTCTATGAGTTCTTCAAAGTAAATTTACCTCATGCtaattttggtttattttttgATCTTGTTAATGTGAATTTGGTAATGCTTACTTGTCTCTAAGCAAAGATGAAACTACTTGCATGTGAAAGTAAAATTAGGGGTGTTTGTGTGGTTCTTAATGTTTGATGCTTTTGTTTAGTTCAATTTGTACTCCTCTCTAttcaccaaaaagaaaaaatgcatTTTTGTTACCTTTAAActgctcaaattttaatatgtctGTACAACACAGGACATTTTGCCTCTAAATTAAACAATCTTGTGGATAAACTTAGTGGAACAATCAAAATGTTGGAATTAAGTGAACCCATTAGGACAATTTTGACTGACActctcaaccaaaaaaaaaagagaaaaaaacacaTTTAGCAGTGCTCATGTACCTTACTTGAGATGATTGATTTGGCATCATTCTTGAATTTCTCagcttaattttgtttttcaaatcGAGCTCAGGCACGGAGGCCTCCTCTATATGATCTCTTGTTGCTTTATATCTGCACTAAGCGAGATTCGGTAACTACAACGTAATCTCTCatacattttctttctttcatattTTGGCTTTGCACAGGCTGAGGTGTTTTCAGCTCTCATTTATAAACTTAGAAATTCACCACCTGACAGGTGAGATTCTTAAAATCCTAGTGCTTGCTCCCTTTATCCTTTTACGTGTTCACTGTTATTTATCATGAAATGCTTCGTATATCCCTTGCACGGTATAATCGCAACATCTATTTTGACTACATTGTTGGTGAAAGTCCATCTCAGCTACCTTGTCCAAGTgttttatgtatattttatgtttCTGTAACTATACATCCGCAGAAACCATGAGCGGTTGCTCCGAGGTTAGCATGTAACTGAAGATACAGAACTATGAGTGTGGAAAACCATGACTCTCTGACGTGGAAATTCGCCTAGTTCTTCTT
Coding sequences:
- the LOC109703866 gene encoding uncharacterized protein LOC109703866 codes for the protein MASMGANPRAQFLSTGASPNPLHIPKSPPPLNPTKPAKLWPNSRSFSKFVRFGSWVSPSFSGNQRWSGVLGRWGEEVGGRDHDGYLVREFGWGVRRLDETREEMWGVAAVQAEAFHAPIAFYNDLFYEFFKAEVFSALIYKLRNSPPDRYACLVAESVSKSDSPQETALGLVGVVDVTVQQDRDVLSHLEGAEEYIYVSGIAVLQKFRRKKIATVLLKACDAVSLVWGYDYLALRAYEDDSAARSLYANAGYKVVSKDPFWVTFFGKKRRVLMIKQSAFDDRIQPGSFSCFF
- the LOC109706495 gene encoding uncharacterized protein LOC109706495 — encoded protein: MWERRDSATGQNRIPVIDHRTAEMAAAAGGDEEAPPSPNSGRLKLLCSYGGKILPRPLDGQLKYVGGETRVLAVPRSVSFAELKGRIGSMFEAREVAVKYQLAPEELDVLVSVTCDEDLAHMLDEYDRSCPAAATLLPLSSPPSAGNSPTSSSAVRCGAGRGMHRVRSTPNLGGSGSGSGSGPGPAHNFSGPLQYYYYSPYHHYSGPGRNVGGFGGFGGGAQRYDVCRCGCGCGCRVAWGPQQPPTPRGHYALGTGGGGGCACVGHVDDGAHLPPRSGPSAVPTRKMTIWE